TGACGGATTTCTTtacaaataaatatttaaaaaaaataaacaaatatacgTTGTGGGGTAGTGACTTGTGGGATACATTCTCCAGTTACCTTGTTAGGTATAAGTTGCCTTCGGCCAAGAGCGGATCTTATTAGGTGGTACCCAACAGTCAGAGGGTTTTAACTATACCACAGACCAAATCACTGCCCATCTGCTCCTGTCTTCCAGTTTACCTCCTCTCACCTACTCCAATAATCCACAACAGTTTGACTGGGTGTGAACTAATTTACAGTCGAATACACTGATTCTACACGTTTTGCTTCAATTTACACAGTCCACCTGTAATTACTGTACTGGTATATACTTGTCTCTCATTGAGTTTATTAATATGTGGGAAAATATAATATACAGGACATTCCAAAGTTATCACTACAGAGATGTTTAACTTTGTTAAAAATTTATTTTGAATTCTTAAAACTAACATTTACATGAAATCGATGGAAAGCACACTTGTCAGATAGAAAAATGTATGTTCAGTCCAAACTGACTAAGAGTTAAGCACAAGTATTTCAAAAGAACACAACATACATTTCACAGAATAGACTGGTCTCATTCCTTGTTTGCACTGAAAGTGTCATAAATCAACCCTGAGGTTCACGACCACGTTGATTACAAAAGGGAAAAGCAACAGGGAAACCTagtgcagcactgttctccttgAGAGGAGTCTACTGATAGTATGGCCGGTAGCGGGActgatcagggtggtgaggtCCAGGCATCTGACCCTGAGGGGGACCTTGCATCCGTGGGGGAGGGGGCCCCCTCGGGGCAGGCCACATCCCAGGACTGAGCCCTCCTGGCTGGTTGAAAGGAGGGCTCATGgttccctggtcctcagggaactGCTGCATGGAGTTAGGGTTGtagtggtggggtggaggggcatTGACGGGAGGACCCCCGTGTTGaggtggggggcctgggggagggtggTTCATGTAGGGGGGCATCTGACCCATAATATGTCCcggaggaggggtgatgggagGGGGCGCAGAGGacatgggtggaggaggggcctgATTATAAACCATGTGGGGTGTTCCGGAACCCTGTGGAGGGTGTTGCATTGGGTGGTTgatgggaggtgggggaggaggaggagggccatAATGCTGCTGCGGGGGTGCCATCATGTGGTGTGGGTGGGACACTACAGGCTGGCCTGGGTAGTccccagggtggtggtggggagggggagccgAGCCGGGCCCAGGTGGAAGGGCATctctagaggaggaggaggagccagagtcGTCCTGGATGGGCACAGTGATGAGGTTACTGTGTTTGCGCGTGGTCACCGTGGCGATGCGGAACGTCTCCTGGCCAAGGGCTCGGGCGCCCATGTCTCCGGAGGAAGGGGGCGGGGCATCGTGGGAGGCAGGCGGCGGCTGACCGTAGGGGTCGtggagcgggggagggaggtgaacgTGGGCCTTGGGCAGGTGGGGCGGAGGCACGCGGAAGCGGTCGGGCACCTCGGAGGCCGGGGGCAGATGCACCGGCTCGGGGCGGCCGCCCCCGGACTTGGCCGCTCGCATGTGGCGGTGGTTAACGTGGGCCTGCAGGTCCCGCTGGGACAGGTAGGTGCGTTTGCAGCCCTGCACGATGCTGCACATGTAGAGGGAGCCTCGCAGACACTGCTCGATGCGCTGGACGGGGTCTGTGCAGCTGTACATGTTAAGACTGAACGTAGGAGAAACAAGGCACCGTTTAGGGGCACATGCAGAGAAAGCAGAGACACAATGGTGCCATCTTTATTTCTAAAACAACACACTGACTACTGTTCTTACCCTGGACACATCTTGTCTCCCTTTTTCTCATGAAGTAACGCACAATCGTAGCAAAACACATGTTTGCATGGGATCTATAGAAGTCAGTCAGATAATGCGCTTGTTAGATGAGGCATGTGAAAAACAACTGCTATATCAAATTAAATCTATAAAACCCATACCATCCGTCCATATATCCTTACAGGGAGACCACATTTGTCACAGAAGTGAGCAGGAACATCATCCTTTTCACCAATTAAGTTCAACTGTTAGAAAAAAAGTATACGTTACTAACAAGAAGATCGTTTTAGAAGCAGACATTATGACCAAATCAACAATGAGGACAGAGCTGGATTTTGAAGAGAAAATACCTTATAGTCCCAAAACATTTGCTGGGGGAACCTACGCTGACTAGCAAACACATCACCAGCTTTGGTACCACAGTcaaacctctcctctccttgctTAAAGCCGAAGTTCTctgaagaaagaaaaataacacATTCTAAGTAAAGTCCTTCTTACACTGAATAAAccacaaacagaaaacaaacacataacaCCATACCTTCATCCCCAGCAGACGGTTTTGACGGCAACCGGCTCATGGGCCTCTGGCTCCGGGGGGCAGGTTTGATTCTGATGGGCTGTTTGGATATTAGTTTGATGGGGATTCGTCTGCGCACATCTGGGCCCCCCAAACTGCCCGAGCCATCCGTGCCTTGTAAGTCATTGTCTGTGTAAAGACACGTGTAACCCATATTAACTTGTGAATTATCAATGCACACTGTCTTACCATCCCAAGCAGCTACATGACAATATCGGTTGACCCACACAAATTATAATTATTGCATCTCTATAGTTTGCAACATTACTAGATGATACAAGAGTCTATCTTAAGTTAGTAAATTTGTCAACATCTTGACAGTCCACAAAATCTTGTGACGGACAAAACACGCACATGAAGGTTCACTGAGCCAAACTGTGAAAAtcatgcagtccatttactgGGAAGACCAGAACCAGGTAGCTGAGTCATATTGCTGGACGTTTAGCCCATCTTACGAGCTTGCAATTATAATATGTTACTACATATTTTCTTTGTAAAAGGAACCTTGCAAATACGTTTTATCGGATTTACCTTTCTTAAATGCAGCAACTTTGCTAGCTGGCTAATAGCTAGTGCTAGCAAGCTCCACGGTAAAAAGGCCTTAAGAGTCATTTAGCAAGTGATACTCGGAAACTTCAGCATTATAATATTTATTTGAATTCTGATTTAGAATAAGTTTATTCTAGACATGTAAATGAATGCATACTTAGCAAACTAGATAATTAAACACGTTTTAGTAGCGATTTTAGAAGTTGGTATTACGCTTACCATTCTGATCCATGATCCAGTAGAGACGCACTGCACTGTGGGATAGCTCGCTGGTAAAGGGCGGGGAGAGTTCAGCTTCTACAGGAAAGTAGTATGTTGCAAACCCCAGTATTGAGAATATACCTAGAATGGAATAAAACAGTTTGTTATTTGATTATCATTCTCTTCTGACCAATGTATACATGTCAGAAAATTATATGAGTTCGTGTCGGCACGTATCAATATTTTCTACTTTAAAAGTAAGAAAACATTACTATTTGCAAgaccattgaaagtgtttgTTATATTGTAATATTTCGTTTggcataaaaaaaataaaaataaatacacaatAGCTGAACGTATCTTAATTATCTTTCTGAAGTAAAGGCGCGCCCCCGTGCATTAAGCGGTCTGCTGCGCGCTCCCGCCGCAGTATTCGCCATTTTGATTCGAAAATATGAGTTTTTCCTGCCTTGCATGCAAGAGTTGAGATAACGGTTGGACTTAAAATTTTACGGTAACGAATGTAATAGAGTATTTCGTTTTTGATGTAATACACGAGGTAGCTATTTATGTGAGTAAACTGCTTAAATGTTGATAAAACGTATTTCAAATGCACTGGGCTGACATATAGCTACTACTGGTTCAGCCTGACCCATCAAAACAAATCACGTTTTGGCTAgcttagcaagctagctacctTATAGCCACGGTGACGTTATGTCCGCTAGTTAAGATAGCAACAAACAAGTGGATTGCAAGGTTTCAACTGTTAAGGTAGGTTTTAGAGGACCTATGATGTACTGCTCTAAACAGCCATAGTTGTCTTACTTTGACTAGTGATAGCTGAATTTGTGATGCGTTATCGTTGGGTTAGCGACGCAAACTAGCCAACGTTAGCCAAAGCAACTTACTGAGCTAGCTCTACTTAGTTGGCTAGCAAAGTTAACTGTGTTGTGATAGCTCGGAGACGATCTGATTCAACCCGTCCGTGGACTTTATGGTAGCATGCTAGTCTtaagatagctaggctaactacgaACTAGTGTCCAGGTAACAATCTAACatgaatgtttgtgtttgttggtgtactgtagatgttccgATTTTACTTGGAGTATTGCTACGATATTAATCGTCTAACTTGTAATAATGTAGCTAGCTACCAATACTCTGCTAACTACGAACTAGCTACCTTACCATAATAGTAAGGCACCTCAAATTAGGAAAATGTCAGAAATGCGTGGGGTTGCTTGTCAACAACGGTAGTCATTCAGATGGCTATCTAACATAATAACTCTAAAATTAGTAGATAGTAGATTACCTAGATTATGTAGTTAACGTTagatagctagctctagctaaatGTATTATGGCTACCTAATGGCCTAGTTGGCTAGTAGCTAGCTATATAAAAGGCAGTTGGTGTTCAGCCATTTAAAAGAAGTTAGGTACGTCAACTAACGTAAGCATTATCCAATGATACGATCAAAATTAGCATAGATTTGTACTATTGAGGGTAAGAAAACCCGTAGTATTGGCCGGCACTGGTTCGTAgtgaagtaaacagaaatgtgaGCTCCCACGACAGGGATATTGAAGTGCTTTTCTAGTCAAGGCCACAACATATCAGTTTACGTTTTTTGAACACACTTGAGTCTCCATACATTGTCATTACCAATTTAAAATAATCCACAGGGATGCTCTTTCAAATCACCTATTGTGGAATGGTTGAAGAGTTGActatttaaatgtttgtttgttccCTTTTTAGTCAGTTCACTCAACACACCACGTTTGTTCATGTTATGTTGGGATTGTGTCCCCCAGTCCGCCCTCTTCATGGAAAAACCTGTGCATAACCTTTTGAGGAATGTTGTGGTAACTTAACTAGCCatagctatatatatatactgtactaaGTAGTCGACCATAGTGCACTGTCAGGCAATAACATACTTTGTGTGTAAGTGGCTAGCATTTACATGGATGAATCAAATCAAGGTGTATTTACCATAAAGGTTTTAGTCAAGTCTGCTGTCTGAttgcattttctcaaaggccTTTCTTCGACTTGCCAAATTCAGATCACTGTTGGGCCATAACATCCACTTGCTTGCTCTCCAACATTGTTCCTCTTTTCAACATTTATGCTATTCACCAGTGGACTTCTTTGTTGAGGTTGCCCCCGGTGAGTTCTATTTTAGATAAAAAGTCAGGCTTTCCTGTTTAGTATCCATGGGGAGCACTctgtgttattgttgcacttgtGTGTGCTTTGTAAATGTATGCCAGATGGTTGCTGTCGCACGTGCAGGCCAGGGTCGTCAcacgaagaaagaaaaaaggaaaatggAGGAAGCATTTATATTTCCTTTTTTAGTGTTGTGTGATGGGCAGTCAGTGTCAAGTCTTTCGAGGAGGCAACCACACTAGATTTAGTCACTGCTGATATGTTAGCAGTCTCTGCACTGCATTATCATGACAAGATATTAACAGTTGAAGTAGGACGACCTACAACAACATTTTGCGTCTGGCTTGTCTTTTTAGCAGTGCAATGCTAAAACCAAGCATCTGCAAACagacctagctagctaaccagggTCTTGAGTGGGTTAAGAATACAGTGTGCATGCATTGCACCGGATGCAAATGCTGCGTGTGGTTGTTGTGGAGCGCTACATGCTACTCTGTTTTACGCTGCGTGACCTCGTCTGTACTGAGTGTGGGGAACTTGTTGCTTGACGGTGCGCCCAGAGTAAAGCAAAGTGCCAGCCCTGTCTTTAAATAGACCTATGTATAGCCTATCCATCTATGTATGAATAGTACGGGTCAGTTGTAGAGGAAAGTATCTCTTGCGCAAAACATATGACTTAAGCCACTAACACAATCCAGGGGCAGGCACCTGAGTTGAACAAGACTTTCTAGGCTGGATATATTCTAAACCAGGCTTATTTGTTTGTGACTCGCACCATTGTCTGCAAACAAGTCTGAACTCCATTTCTACGGCTGTCAGTTCCTCATTGTTCCTGTTTTTAGTTCCGAGCATCAGGCTTATTTAGTTTATTTAGGCTACATCTGGTAACGAGGTACTGTCTCGACTTATGTAAAATAGGCAAGTCACTACTGGTTTGTCAGGTCATTTTGTCATAGAAACAAGTTGACTTGGGTTTAGGCTCCCTGAAGCAAATATTACATAAATCAACGCCTTTATTGTCAAGTGATTTTTACTGCCTGTCTACAACTAGAAAGCTTTGCCCCAACTGAATGACTAATAACAAAAACTGTCAAAGCTAAGTTCCTACAGGTCTTTTAAGACACACGGCATAGTGTGCGCTAGGTCAGAGGTTTTAGTCAGAGGTTACATTAGAACAAATTgacactgtgtcctctctcgctctcgctgtcCTTCGCCTCCATCTTTTAAGCGCTCCCTACTGCGCagagtttgtgttttttgtcgAGATCTCCCCATGAACTGCCAGTGAAGCTTCTGGAAGGAAACATaactgctctgtctctctctctgtctctcgctctctctcaggttATGGTGAGTCCTTTTGTGTCTCTGCTACTAAGGAGGCCTGTGTTCTAAGAGGAGACCCATGCTGATAAATGCCAGGCCTCGCCACGCTCTCTGCCGtctgcacaaacacaaatgcctgcctgtctgtggggGAGGTCTGATTAAAGATACCCACGCTTCACCTACTGGTAGGAACAACCACCCGTCTCCACCCGCTTCAGACCACATCTGATGGCGTTCCATGTCCACAATCTGTCCTTGGGATTTTTGGATATTCATTTCCCCTTCTACTCCACCATGCCGTTCTGCTATGTTTTGTGCCTTAACCCTTCCTCTGTGTCGTCgtgtgccccccctctctctgccccccaccacccttgGTTTTCTCTCACCTCGTCCGCCTCTCAGGGCTGTGCCCCCTGTCCCAGCGGCCACCATGTTCTGGAAGTTTGATCTGCACACCATCTCCCACATCGACCAGCTGCTGGACCGCGAGGACGTGACCCTGCGggagctgatggaggaggacGACGTCCTGCAGGAGTGCAAGGCCCAGAACCGacgcctgctcctcttcctctcccaggaccacTGCATGCAGGAGCTCGTCAACCTCATCACCACGGAACCCCCCGccgacctggaggagaggagccgtTTCAAGTGCGtgtgcgcggggggggggggcatgcttTGGCGATGGAATATGGGCGTTGTGATGATTAGAGTAGATCGACCTTTGACCTGACTGTAAAGGCTTCCGTCTCTTTATTTCCCCTCTTCCAGGTTCTCTAACATTGCTTGTGAGCTGCTGACATCAGATGTGTCCCTCATCAATGACAAGCTGGGGGGGGATGAGTCGCTCCTGGAGACACTATATCACTTCCTGGAACAGGACCCGCCCCTGAACCCTCTATTGGCCAGCTTCTTCAGCAAGACCATCGGCAATCTCATCGCCAGGAAAACCGAACAGGTAACAAGTTCATTGCTCGTGGGGACAGATAATCAGGACTCGGGTGCGGGTACACCTTTTCATTCATTGAAGCAAAGATCCTCACCAGGCGCGTGTCTCTCCCCAGGTGATCTCCTTCCTGAGGAAGAAGGATGGCTTCATCGGCCTGGTGTTGAAGCACATCGACGCCTCCGCCATGATGGACCTGCTGCTTCGGCTCATCAGCTGCGTGGAGCCCGCCCCCTTGAGGCAGGAGGTCCTCAATGTAAGCCTGCCCCAGATGCATCGTCCAGACTTAGAGACCGATTCAGATTTGCCATTGATTCGATGAAAGGATTTGAGCCCATTATGAGCATCTCGCGGCAGTGCTACTCATCCGTGACTTATTGTGTTTGCCAGTGGCTGAACGAGGAGAAGCTCATCCAGAGACTAACAGAGCTCATCCACACAGGCAAAGACGAGGAGGTAAGCGCCGTAGAACTCACCTGTTCAAATAGCAACACTGGACGTGGCAGGGCATTCTTTCGGGCCGTGTTGGTTGGCTGAGCGCCAAGGGGAATGCTGATTTGGTTGGCCTGTTCTTTCGCAGAGACAATCAAACGCATCCCAGACGCTTTGTGACATCATCCGCCTTAGTCGAGACCAGGCCAATCAGATGCAGGAAAACGTGGAGGCCGACCCCTTACTGACTGTGCTGGAGTCGTAAGTCGGCTTGGAACCCTACAGATGTGACTGAatatgggggagggggtgtgtctgtgttatagAATcagtcactctgtgtgtgtgtgtgtttcaggcaggAGAGCGTGGCAGGTCTTCTGAAGACCATgtttgagggggagaggagcgaggccTCCATCGTGAACGGAACTCAAGTGCTACTTACCTTactggagaccaggaggtctgggtgagtGGACACTGCTATGCCCCCTCTCATCAGacccccttcatccctcctgcaTATGCTAACACAGTCAtgttctcctctctgtgtcaggTTGGAAGGGCTGATGGATCTGTATTCTCAGGGATATGAAAGGTCTTACACTGTCAACAGCAGTATTTTACATGCCATTGAGCCCCATCTAAAGGACTTCCAGCAGCTTCTCCTGAATCCCCCCAAGGTAGGCCCCACCGGCCTCGTCGGACGACCAGACGGTGAACCTGCCTGACCCGTTCCCCCAGCCCacgctgtcctctctctccagtcactGCATCGTTTGCATCTcgtgtgtgtctcccccccccccgtgtagAAAAGTGCAATACTGACAACCGTCGGCGTTCTGGAGGAGCCGCTGGGGAACGCCCGCCTTCACGTGGCCCGCCTGGTGGCCGCCCTGCTGCAGACCAGCGCGCCCAGCATCTGCCAGGAGCTGTGCCAGCTCAGCACCATGGACCTGCTACTGGTACAGCTGGCCTATCAGGCCTCCGCTAGACTGTCTatgcgtgtctctctctctctctcgtgcgcgcgctctctctcgctgtccttctccatctctcaagCGCTCCCTactgctctgtctctccaggaTCTCTTCTTCAAATACTGCTGGAACAACTTCTTGCACTTCCAAGTGGAGCTGTGCGTGGCGTCCATCCTGAGCCACGCTGTCCCCGAGGAGCGGCTCAACCCGGGCCTCCAGAACCACGAGGAGAAGCCCTCGGCGGGCGCCGgcacccaggaggaggagggaggggagccggGCAAGAGCGCCGACCCGGagacccccctccaccacgCCCTGGTGGCACACGTAGGTGGCCCCTCCTCAGACCCACCctgtctcctcatctctctcatgtACCTGGCTCCTCCTGGGTCTCCCCTAACgagtcctcctgtctcccctcagcTCTTCCAGAAGTGTCGGCTGGTGATGAGGATCCTGGACGCCTGGGAGGAGAACGATAAGATCCAGTACGTGCTCCGTGCTCTGTGGGACCTGGTCCGCTTGGCTGGTCCCTGTGTGTCGTCCCCGGGCCCGGTCCCTCGAGAGATCTGTCCTCCTCATTCTGTCTGTGATCCACAGGGCGGAGGGAGGCACCAGGAGAGGCAACATGGGTCATCTGACCAGGATTGCTAACATGGTGGTACAGAACCTGGAGAAGGGACCGGTCCAGACCCAGATCAGTGACCTcatcaaaggtgtgtgtgtgtgtgtgtgttttcacgtgTAGCTGCTCCTCTGTCTGGTGTCCAGCCCTCCTGACTAGCATGTGGAAGTGACGTTGGTCTGTGTTGTTCCAGAGTTGCCAGAGGACTGCAGGGGACGATGGGAGAGCTTTGTGGATGAGACCCTGAGAGAGACCAACAGGAGAAACACAGTGGAGTTGGTGAGGACCACACCTGGGTTCCTCTAAAAGGCACTTTTACAccatctgtacacacacacacacacagtcactccctCTGACAGTCCTGtcccctgtgttccaggtgagcACCCATAACCTTCATTCCTCCAGCGAGGATGACGACATGGAGAGTCCTTTCCCCAACGACCTGTCACTCCAGCAGGTAGGAGGGAGCCACGGCCGCCATGGCAACCAGGCCTGTTCTATCTATGCCTGTCGGGAGAAATCCGTCACACCACGCTTGATTTGAAAGAACTGTGCCAAACGGTGCACATGTCCTGTGATGTGTTTTTCAGGCGTTCTCAGACTATCAGATCCAGCAGATGACTGCCAACTTCGTAGATCAGTTTGGGTTCAATGATGAGGAATTCAGTGAGCATGACGAAAACATTAAgtgagttcccccccccccctctcctcttccactcaGTTTCTCCAAAACACAAACGGTGCACAGTGAATATTTCTAGTGTGCCAAAAAGCTTGGTAGGATTTTATAATAACATTCGatatctctcctcccagctccacGTTTGACCGGAATGCCGAAATCAACTTCAATCTAGATGCTGATGATAATAGTGTAAGTTGTTGTGAATTTGGCCGCGGATCAGCCTTCTGCCAGCCTTCTACCGCgcccctgatgtgtgtgtgtgtgtgtgtgtgttggttgcagGCCAACGCGGCTGCCTTCGAGGCCTGCTGTAAAGAGAGGATACGGCAGTTTGACgatgctgaggaggaggaggatatctGGGATGACAAGGAGATCAACTATGCAGCTCAAGTCAAATCCAGAACAAGGTGTGGTTtctatacatttttatttgtattatcaTTTTTGATCTTGAATATTCTAACACATGATTCTAATTGTAGCACCCTTTTACCCTCTtgcccccccttttctctccctctcccgttcCCTTCTTCCTTCCACCCCGGTCCCGTCGTCTCTCCCTGTGCGGGGGGGTCAGGTTTGGGGGGTCCCAGACCTCGGAGCGCAGCTCCAGGGGCAGCCTGGAGAACGGGGGCCGGGAGCGGGACCGCGGGTCGGGCTCCGACGAGGACGAGGACTCCCGACAGAGCCCCCCGGAGGCACGCGGCGCGGAGGACGGCAAGGACGCCCAGAGTACGGCCCCCGACTCGCGTAAACGACCCCCTCCAGTCTCTCACGCGCTTCTGTAgccatcctccacccctccccccccccccacaggcacCGCCCTAACCCCTGTCTCTCGTTTGGCCCCTAGGTCCAGGCTGGACGGCCAGTTTCGGGGAGTCAGGGGGGGATCCGTCCTCCCCGGCCCCCGTGGGGTGGGACTCCccaggtgggggtggtggagacACGCAGGAGACGGGCTGGGCCAACTTCACCGAGTTCCAGCCTTTCAGCAGGTGggtgccctcctccctccctcccctccccacgtcAGCTGCTGCGTAGGGAACACCGTGGCTCGCTCTTATCTGGTGCCGCTAACGCCGTCTCGTCCTGTGTCCCGGCAGCTCAGAGATGGGCCGTAGGTGCAGCTCTCCCACGGACAAGGGCAGCAGCGACGCCGACAAACAAGCCAAGCACAGCCCCAACAAGAGCCCCAAGCACAGCCCCAACAAGAGCCCCAAGCACAGCCCCAACAAGAGCCCCAAGCACAGCCCCAACAAGAGCGGTGAGTGAGAGGGGAACCTGTGTGCGTCCGGATCGCCACATTCACAGCTCCCACGGTCTCACGAAAGATCGGCGAAGTTCCCTCTCCCGGCATTAGAcaagctaagtgtgtgtgtgtgtgtgtgtgtgtggcagcggcAAACCCTTCTTCCGGTGACTGGCCGGTGGACCAGGGGAAGAAGGCGCCCCTGGTGGGCTCAGACGGCAGCTCCTCTGGGGGCTCAGACAGCGAGGAGGATGACAAGGCAGCCGCCGCAGCCGCCGCCGCATCCCAGAGCGCCAGCCCCGGCGCCAAGAAGAGAGCCGACCTCAAAAGGTTCGCAGCCGTGAAGAAGCTTCCTTCCATACACCCACTCCACAAAGGGGCCTCGTCCCTGCGCCTGGTGGTTCCTACAGACAGCCGTTTCCATGCTGATCTGTAGGTTAGGATTGACAGGCGCACATTACCCCCTCTGTGATTCTATGCATGGGAGCTGCCGTTCCCCAGCAGCCTCCATAGCCCGGTCGCAGAGACATTTCATGCCTATTTAGCTCGTTAACGCGGTAACCTGTATTTCACTGCTGTTGCACAATGAGAGTTTACACACCAGTAAGCTGTGTGCCTCTTGGTCCTGACTGGGGGGGAAAATGGCCTCTGTAGTGCCTCTCAGCACTGTATAACAGCCCACACTGTCCACCCTCAGTGGGAAAAGATAGTGGCCCATGTCAATAGGCATCTATATATGGGATTGTAGTCACCACATTGAAGTAATTATAGACTGGACGGGGAGTTCTGGACTCAAGagtttgtgtttttgtcaaGAGCTCCCCATGAACTGCCAGTGAAGCTTCTGGAAGGAAACAtaacagctctgtgtgtgtctctctctctcccctccaccctctcccctcagtGAGGAGATCTCAGTGTCTCTGGagaagctctccctcacagcctcgcccccagcctcccccccagtgGCCCCGGAGCAGAGTCCAGCAGCAGGCGCGCCCCCCAGCCCCGCCACACAGACTGATAGGAAGTAGGTACCTGGGACTGTGGAAATAGTCCGATTCAGACCCCCTTTACTTCTCCTTTtacttttctcctttttctgCCATGGAACGTGTTAACGTGTTAAAGAACCTTCTCTGTGTAGACGTTGCAGATGAATAGATATCCCAGCTGGTCCATTGATTGTGGAAAGCCCGTTAGCTGGCCTATAGAGGCCGGGCCAAGGATCAGAACAATGGGAGCGCTCGGTGCCAGCTCTGCGCTGCCTGGAGAAATATTTACTGTGACTTATTTTTAGTCGGCCAGGAAAAGGGGAGAACGGCTCGGCTGTGCGGGGCTCTCCAAATGTCTGGATGGCCCCTCGCGCTGCACCTTTGTCCTTCAGTGTGCCATTACTGCCATTGTGTCCCTCGTGCCCCTTCAACCCAGCTCTCTCTCAAGAAATGTCACTGAatctctccgcccccccccaccccccccccccctctctctccctccagaggTGACACGCCACAGCCCCCCGAGGTGTCAGTGAATGGGCCCGTCTGAGGCAAGTGAGAGACACAGGCCCAGCCTGGATGGATGCCACAGACTCTGTGCCACTTCCAGtgacccctaccccctcccttctccctctccccctccccccaataaCCTCACTGCAACCTATGGTGTTTTACTGAATCACTCTGCCATGTTATTGGACCTGGACACTGCCAATCAACACCAATAATGAGGAGGCGGGACATGTATGAACCAACCAACAGACAGAACAGTGTAGAGGGATATTCTTCAAGCCTTTTCTGATGTTGCACATA
The Osmerus eperlanus chromosome 17, fOsmEpe2.1, whole genome shotgun sequence DNA segment above includes these coding regions:
- the ppp6r2a gene encoding serine/threonine-protein phosphatase 6 regulatory subunit 2a isoform X3, which translates into the protein MFWKFDLHTISHIDQLLDREDVTLRELMEEDDVLQECKAQNRRLLLFLSQDHCMQELVNLITTEPPADLEERSRFKFSNIACELLTSDVSLINDKLGGDESLLETLYHFLEQDPPLNPLLASFFSKTIGNLIARKTEQVISFLRKKDGFIGLVLKHIDASAMMDLLLRLISCVEPAPLRQEVLNWLNEEKLIQRLTELIHTGKDEERQSNASQTLCDIIRLSRDQANQMQENVEADPLLTVLESQESVAGLLKTMFEGERSEASIVNGTQVLLTLLETRRSGLEGLMDLYSQGYERSYTVNSSILHAIEPHLKDFQQLLLNPPKKSAILTTVGVLEEPLGNARLHVARLVAALLQTSAPSICQELCQLSTMDLLLDLFFKYCWNNFLHFQVELCVASILSHAVPEERLNPGLQNHEEKPSAGAGTQEEEGGEPGKSADPETPLHHALVAHLFQKCRLVMRILDAWEENDKIQAEGGTRRGNMGHLTRIANMVVQNLEKGPVQTQISDLIKELPEDCRGRWESFVDETLRETNRRNTVELVSTHNLHSSSEDDDMESPFPNDLSLQQAFSDYQIQQMTANFVDQFGFNDEEFSEHDENINSTFDRNAEINFNLDADDNSANAAAFEACCKERIRQFDDAEEEEDIWDDKEINYAAQVKSRTRFGGSQTSERSSRGSLENGGRERDRGSGSDEDEDSRQSPPEARGAEDGKDAQSTAPDSRPGWTASFGESGGDPSSPAPVGWDSPGGGGGDTQETGWANFTEFQPFSSSEMGRRCSSPTDKGSSDADKQAKHSPNKSPKHSPNKSAANPSSGDWPVDQGKKAPLVGSDGSSSGGSDSEEDDKAAAAAAAASQSASPGAKKRADLKSEEISVSLEKLSLTASPPASPPVAPEQSPAAGAPPSPATQTDRKGDTPQPPEVSVNGPV
- the ppp6r2a gene encoding serine/threonine-protein phosphatase 6 regulatory subunit 2a isoform X1, with protein sequence MFWKFDLHTISHIDQLLDREDVTLRELMEEDDVLQECKAQNRRLLLFLSQDHCMQELVNLITTEPPADLEERSRFKFSNIACELLTSDVSLINDKLGGDESLLETLYHFLEQDPPLNPLLASFFSKTIGNLIARKTEQVISFLRKKDGFIGLVLKHIDASAMMDLLLRLISCVEPAPLRQEVLNWLNEEKLIQRLTELIHTGKDEERQSNASQTLCDIIRLSRDQANQMQENVEADPLLTVLESQESVAGLLKTMFEGERSEASIVNGTQVLLTLLETRRSGLEGLMDLYSQGYERSYTVNSSILHAIEPHLKDFQQLLLNPPKKSAILTTVGVLEEPLGNARLHVARLVAALLQTSAPSICQELCQLSTMDLLLDLFFKYCWNNFLHFQVELCVASILSHAVPEERLNPGLQNHEEKPSAGAGTQEEEGGEPGKSADPETPLHHALVAHLFQKCRLVMRILDAWEENDKIQAEGGTRRGNMGHLTRIANMVVQNLEKGPVQTQISDLIKELPEDCRGRWESFVDETLRETNRRNTVELVSTHNLHSSSEDDDMESPFPNDLSLQQAFSDYQIQQMTANFVDQFGFNDEEFSEHDENINSTFDRNAEINFNLDADDNSANAAAFEACCKERIRQFDDAEEEEDIWDDKEINYAAQVKSRTRFGGSQTSERSSRGSLENGGRERDRGSGSDEDEDSRQSPPEARGAEDGKDAQSTAPDSRPGWTASFGESGGDPSSPAPVGWDSPGGGGGDTQETGWANFTEFQPFSSSEMGRRCSSPTDKGSSDADKQAKHSPNKSPKHSPNKSPKHSPNKSPKHSPNKSAANPSSGDWPVDQGKKAPLVGSDGSSSGGSDSEEDDKAAAAAAAASQSASPGAKKRADLKSEEISVSLEKLSLTASPPASPPVAPEQSPAAGAPPSPATQTDRKGDTPQPPEVSVNGPV